A single genomic interval of Nostoc commune NIES-4072 harbors:
- the queF gene encoding preQ(1) synthase, with amino-acid sequence MTTDKLSESVIQASQEIKYGEREIAEGKLITFPNPRVGRRYDISITLPEFTCKCPFSGYPDFATIYVTYIPDERVVELKALKLYINSYRDRYISHEESANQILDDFVAACDPLEATVKADFTPRGNVHTVVEVRHHKYP; translated from the coding sequence ATGACAACTGACAAATTATCTGAAAGTGTAATCCAGGCAAGCCAAGAAATAAAGTATGGCGAACGGGAGATTGCAGAAGGTAAATTAATTACCTTTCCGAATCCGCGTGTGGGGAGGCGATATGATATTAGCATTACTTTGCCGGAATTTACTTGTAAATGTCCGTTTTCTGGTTATCCCGATTTTGCGACAATTTACGTTACATATATACCTGATGAACGGGTAGTGGAATTGAAGGCGCTTAAGCTTTACATTAACAGTTACCGCGATCGCTACATTTCCCACGAAGAATCTGCCAATCAAATTTTGGATGATTTTGTAGCTGCTTGCGATCCGTTGGAAGCCACTGTGAAAGCAGATTTTACGCCTCGCGGTAATGTACATACCGTAGTTGAAGTGCGTCATCATAAGTACCCATAA
- a CDS encoding calcium-binding protein, which translates to MAVIFGTTNPDTRNGTSGDDTIYGWANGGNANSLSGNDTLNGADGNDNLFGGTENDSLIGGLGNDTLDGGLGTDTLNGGVDDDTYIIDSATDTITEATNSGIDTVRSSVPYKLGANLENLRLREGSAINGTGNSLNNIIFGNTSNNILNGRAGDDTLDGNNGNDTLNGDEGNDSLQGGPGNDVLNGGSGNDILIGVFPGSPLTPGLGETDTLTGGVGVDRFVLGDAINVYYDDQNTTNAGFGDLATITDFNTSEDQIQLQGSQLNYRLQSVGANTQIFLDKPGAEPDEIIGIVQGVVNLKLDSNDFLFFEQENAGQATNNTLASAEVLGSLSSGSDVNYSGELVTVQPGDNPDFDFFTFSLFNPGTVTITAATTDDTVIGLFNNAGILLQSDDDSGPDFGSLITASLVAGTYSISVSKYAFFPQDGGTFSGSSDSNPAPYTLEVSLA; encoded by the coding sequence ATGGCAGTTATTTTCGGCACTACAAATCCTGACACCAGAAATGGGACATCGGGAGATGATACGATATATGGTTGGGCTAATGGTGGTAATGCCAATAGTTTGTCTGGTAACGATACCCTGAATGGTGCAGATGGTAATGATAATCTATTTGGCGGGACGGAAAACGACAGTTTAATCGGTGGACTTGGTAATGACACACTTGATGGTGGCTTGGGTACTGACACCTTAAATGGGGGAGTAGACGACGATACTTACATCATTGACAGCGCTACCGACACCATTACCGAGGCTACTAATTCAGGCATAGATACCGTCCGGTCTTCTGTCCCCTACAAACTGGGTGCCAATTTGGAGAACCTGAGACTGAGAGAAGGTAGCGCCATCAATGGGACAGGTAACAGTCTTAATAACATAATATTTGGTAATACTTCTAACAACATTCTGAATGGGAGAGCAGGCGATGACACGCTAGATGGGAACAATGGCAATGATACCCTCAATGGTGACGAGGGCAATGATAGTTTACAGGGCGGGCCCGGTAATGACGTACTCAACGGCGGGTCTGGAAACGACATCCTCATCGGTGTTTTCCCTGGCAGTCCCCTTACACCTGGATTAGGGGAGACTGATACCTTAACTGGGGGCGTTGGGGTAGATAGATTTGTCCTTGGGGACGCTATAAATGTCTACTACGACGATCAAAACACTACGAACGCTGGTTTTGGGGACTTGGCTACTATTACTGACTTCAACACTAGTGAAGATCAAATACAACTCCAAGGCTCTCAACTAAACTACCGCTTGCAATCTGTTGGAGCAAATACACAAATATTTTTAGACAAACCTGGAGCAGAGCCAGATGAGATTATAGGTATTGTCCAGGGGGTAGTAAACCTCAAACTTGATAGTAACGATTTCCTTTTCTTTGAGCAGGAAAATGCTGGACAAGCTACAAACAATACACTAGCCAGTGCTGAAGTATTGGGTTCTTTATCATCAGGCTCAGACGTTAATTACTCAGGTGAGTTAGTAACAGTTCAACCGGGGGATAATCCCGATTTCGACTTTTTTACATTTTCTCTCTTCAATCCAGGCACTGTGACTATCACTGCGGCGACAACAGATGATACAGTTATCGGACTGTTTAACAATGCTGGGATTTTACTACAAAGTGATGACGATAGTGGCCCCGACTTTGGGTCATTAATCACCGCTTCATTGGTTGCTGGAACCTACTCAATTTCAGTGAGTAAATATGCTTTCTTCCCCCAAGATGGCGGAACTTTCTCCGGCTCTAGTGATAGCAACCCTGCTCCTTATACGCTAGAAGTTAGTTTGGCATAA
- the pstS gene encoding phosphate ABC transporter substrate-binding protein PstS, whose protein sequence is MSAQLQFKGHVYLLPLIAILLNITSCTTNNRNINRVSLVGAGASFPAPLYERWLSDYNQQNPNVEINYQAIGSSAGVQQLIEGTVDFAASDVGITNEQAAKIKRGAIALPITAGSVVLAYNLKPSFQSSQVNPPTSIKLSRQVYVDIFLGKITNWNHPRIAAANPGVNLPNLPIQVVHRTDGSGTTNVLTQHLSAISPEWKSKVAAGKSVAWPVGIGGKGNEGVTALIQQIPGAIGYVEYVYAKQNKLPMAALENKFGNYITPTPESVAQTLEAVKLPADNLIAFITDPTDAQSYPIVTYTWLLTYHQYPNRVKAQALKNFIDWAVIDGQKSSLELGYIPLSQKVVLQVQSAAKRIGE, encoded by the coding sequence ATGTCTGCTCAACTTCAATTCAAGGGACACGTTTACCTTCTACCGTTAATAGCTATCTTATTGAATATTACTTCTTGCACTACAAATAATCGAAACATCAACCGTGTTTCTCTTGTAGGTGCTGGAGCAAGTTTTCCTGCACCTTTGTACGAACGCTGGCTTTCAGATTACAACCAGCAAAATCCCAATGTGGAAATTAATTATCAAGCGATAGGAAGCAGTGCTGGAGTGCAACAACTCATCGAAGGTACTGTGGACTTTGCAGCTAGTGATGTAGGAATTACAAATGAACAAGCAGCCAAGATAAAACGGGGAGCGATCGCTTTACCCATAACTGCTGGTTCTGTTGTGCTGGCTTATAACCTTAAACCCTCATTTCAGTCCTCTCAAGTCAATCCGCCAACTAGTATAAAGCTATCACGCCAAGTCTACGTAGATATCTTCCTTGGAAAAATTACAAATTGGAATCATCCGAGAATAGCCGCAGCTAATCCAGGGGTTAATTTGCCCAATTTACCAATTCAGGTAGTACACCGAACTGATGGTAGTGGGACTACAAACGTATTGACGCAACATCTAAGTGCGATAAGTCCAGAATGGAAAAGCAAAGTTGCAGCAGGTAAATCTGTAGCATGGCCAGTAGGAATTGGTGGAAAGGGTAACGAAGGTGTCACCGCCTTAATTCAACAGATACCAGGAGCTATTGGTTATGTAGAATACGTCTACGCCAAACAAAATAAACTCCCTATGGCTGCTTTGGAAAATAAATTTGGTAATTATATTACGCCGACACCAGAATCTGTAGCTCAAACCTTAGAGGCAGTAAAATTACCTGCCGATAACTTGATTGCTTTTATCACCGATCCTACAGATGCCCAGTCTTATCCTATCGTTACTTACACCTGGCTTTTAACTTATCACCAATATCCAAACCGAGTCAAAGCTCAAGCGCTGAAAAACTTTATTGATTGGGCTGTAATTGACGGGCAAAAATCCAGTTTGGAACTCGGATATATTCCTTTGTCTCAAAAAGTTGTCCTTCAAGTACAATCTGCTGCAAAGAGGATTGGAGAATAA
- a CDS encoding phasin family protein: MAGFGDIVQKAFYLGVGLASYAGEKAGGKLAEVRSQVQKLADEMVAKGEMNTEEARRFVEDMMKQAQQSQTSGETSEKTPPSEPRRIEILEEDEEPTVKEGSSDDNTEKLREEVLKLQNELKRLQRDQ, from the coding sequence ATGGCTGGTTTTGGAGATATTGTTCAAAAAGCTTTTTACCTTGGTGTTGGATTAGCTTCTTACGCAGGTGAGAAAGCAGGGGGAAAATTAGCCGAAGTGCGATCGCAAGTCCAAAAACTGGCAGATGAAATGGTGGCAAAGGGCGAAATGAACACAGAAGAAGCCCGCCGCTTCGTTGAAGATATGATGAAGCAAGCCCAACAGTCACAAACATCTGGTGAAACCTCTGAAAAAACACCTCCTTCTGAACCTCGCCGCATTGAAATTTTAGAGGAAGATGAAGAACCAACGGTGAAAGAGGGATCAAGTGATGATAACACGGAAAAATTACGCGAAGAAGTGCTAAAACTGCAAAACGAGTTAAAAAGATTGCAACGCGATCAATAA
- a CDS encoding cytochrome c biogenesis protein CcdA, which produces MLDNLQTQVYQLEQFANSLVSNQLTHLSVMSVGIIFAAGLLTSLTPCMLSMLPITIGYIGGYEAKSRLQAAAQSTWFALGLATTLAGLGIIAAFVGKVYGQVGIGLPIIVSIIAILMGLNLLEALPLQFPSLGETNWISQDLPAGLRSYLLGLTFGLVASPCSTPVLASLLGWIANTQDLILGAVLLLSYTAGYVAPLILAGTFTASIKKLLELRRWSGWINPVSGALLVGFGVFSLISRIPLNSF; this is translated from the coding sequence ATGCTTGATAACCTGCAAACCCAAGTTTACCAACTAGAACAATTTGCCAACAGCCTTGTTTCTAACCAATTGACACACCTTAGCGTGATGAGTGTTGGTATCATCTTTGCTGCTGGCTTGCTTACCAGTCTCACACCCTGTATGCTTTCTATGCTGCCAATTACTATTGGTTACATCGGCGGTTATGAAGCTAAAAGTCGCTTGCAAGCAGCTGCCCAATCAACTTGGTTTGCTTTAGGATTAGCAACTACCTTGGCAGGGCTTGGTATCATAGCAGCTTTTGTAGGAAAAGTCTACGGTCAAGTAGGAATTGGTTTGCCGATTATCGTCAGCATTATCGCCATTCTCATGGGGCTGAACTTATTAGAAGCACTACCTCTACAATTTCCATCCTTGGGCGAAACGAATTGGATTTCGCAAGATTTACCAGCCGGATTGCGTTCTTATTTGCTGGGGCTGACTTTCGGTTTAGTCGCCTCCCCCTGTAGCACGCCTGTTTTAGCTAGTTTGTTGGGTTGGATTGCCAATACACAAGACTTAATTTTAGGGGCTGTTTTGCTACTTTCTTATACAGCCGGTTATGTAGCACCATTAATTTTGGCGGGTACTTTTACAGCTTCAATTAAAAAGTTACTAGAATTACGTCGCTGGTCTGGTTGGATTAACCCAGTTAGCGGAGCGCTGTTGGTAGGATTCGGTGTATTTTCTTTAATTTCTCGAATTCCCCTTAACAGTTTTTAA
- a CDS encoding PQQ-dependent sugar dehydrogenase: MNSINSSNQKQRRFIGKFALKSYFVAAKTLLFTIVLLNYGATGVDAAPKALRPDIQIRNVIDTLSVSPSVRIVKDPRNNTLYYLKQNGDIYRVNLGLSNSTLVYTSSDHNLGETQGMAIGPNGTIYLVGNADLVNNQTKAIIVKGEIKSGTEQRVWSILAKSAGYPKSKTAYDHRFNGVVVSPDGNFIYVNSGSRTDHGEVQSVNGLYPNTREVGLTACILRLPTNGKNLFLPNNRAALKTAGYIFAEGTRNTFDMAFAPNGDLFGTENGPDRDMSEELNWLRPGGNYGFPWRIGGTDNPQQFPNYDPAKDLLLSPQFNAVQRGYFRNDPTFPARPVNLIEPIPNFGPDADNFRDPVDGKVKDASVLGQSVSTFSTHRSPLGLVFDTQGVLSPEFNRDGFMLSFTTGDPTGETLPGPFKDAGQDLLHLKLTKVGTNYKLNATRIVEGFSNPIDAAIIGNKIYVIEYGGNQGIWEITMPTK; this comes from the coding sequence ATGAATAGCATTAACTCATCCAACCAAAAGCAACGCAGATTTATTGGCAAGTTTGCTCTCAAAAGCTACTTTGTTGCCGCTAAAACGCTGTTATTTACAATAGTTCTATTAAATTATGGCGCTACTGGAGTAGATGCTGCACCTAAAGCCCTGCGTCCTGATATTCAGATTCGCAATGTTATAGATACCTTATCAGTTTCTCCTTCTGTTCGGATTGTAAAAGATCCACGAAACAATACCCTCTATTACCTCAAACAAAATGGTGACATTTATCGAGTCAATTTAGGCTTGTCTAATAGTACACTTGTGTACACCTCTAGCGATCATAATCTAGGTGAGACTCAAGGTATGGCCATTGGCCCTAACGGCACAATTTATTTGGTGGGCAATGCAGACCTTGTGAATAACCAGACCAAAGCAATTATTGTTAAAGGCGAAATTAAGTCGGGTACAGAACAGCGCGTCTGGTCTATCTTAGCTAAGAGTGCAGGCTATCCCAAAAGCAAAACAGCATACGATCATCGCTTCAACGGCGTGGTTGTTAGCCCGGATGGTAACTTTATCTATGTGAATAGCGGTTCTCGTACCGATCACGGTGAAGTTCAGTCTGTTAATGGGTTATATCCTAATACTCGCGAAGTCGGATTAACCGCCTGTATACTGCGTCTTCCTACTAATGGCAAAAATCTTTTTCTGCCAAACAATCGAGCAGCTTTAAAGACAGCTGGCTATATTTTTGCAGAAGGAACACGTAATACTTTTGACATGGCCTTTGCGCCCAATGGAGATTTATTTGGCACAGAAAATGGCCCGGATCGCGACATGTCAGAAGAATTAAATTGGCTCCGTCCAGGTGGTAATTACGGCTTTCCCTGGCGGATTGGCGGGACAGACAACCCACAACAATTTCCCAATTACGATCCTGCCAAAGACCTTTTATTAAGCCCCCAATTTAACGCTGTCCAAAGGGGCTACTTTCGTAACGATCCAACCTTTCCTGCTCGGCCTGTAAACTTAATTGAACCAATTCCTAATTTTGGGCCGGACGCAGACAATTTCCGTGATCCTGTAGATGGAAAAGTCAAAGACGCTAGTGTTCTTGGGCAAAGTGTAAGCACTTTTTCAACACACCGTTCTCCTTTAGGCTTGGTTTTTGATACACAAGGAGTACTAAGTCCAGAATTCAACAGAGATGGATTCATGTTGAGTTTTACAACAGGCGATCCAACAGGCGAAACACTACCAGGCCCTTTTAAAGATGCTGGCCAAGACCTACTGCATTTAAAGTTAACTAAAGTAGGAACTAACTATAAATTGAATGCTACCCGCATTGTTGAAGGTTTTAGTAATCCCATTGACGCTGCGATTATCGGCAATAAAATTTATGTTATAGAATATGGTGGAAATCAAGGAATTTGGGAAATCACTATGCCGACTAAATAA
- a CDS encoding YciI family protein encodes MPWFVKIEEGKVDKPTFDQYVPAHKSYIQDLIAKGHKARTGYWAEQRGGMLLFEAASKEEAEAIVADDPLVKHGCVNYQLYEWRIVME; translated from the coding sequence ATGCCTTGGTTCGTCAAAATTGAAGAAGGGAAAGTCGATAAACCTACCTTTGACCAATATGTACCTGCCCACAAATCCTATATTCAGGACTTGATTGCTAAAGGACACAAAGCGCGAACAGGCTATTGGGCAGAGCAAAGAGGCGGGATGTTACTGTTTGAGGCAGCCTCAAAGGAGGAAGCAGAAGCAATTGTAGCTGATGACCCGTTAGTGAAACACGGCTGCGTCAACTATCAGCTTTATGAATGGCGGATTGTTATGGAATAA
- a CDS encoding cytochrome c biogenesis protein has protein sequence MTLEDSASKELKWWAVPGQFLRQELLPVLTNLRLAIALLLLIAIFSSTGTVIEQGQSPAFYQANYPEHPALFGFLTWKVIQVVGLDHVYRTWWFLALLILFGTSLTACSFTRQLPALKAAQRWKYYDEPRQFQKLALSAELDTGSLDSLSQILQKRRYKVFPDQDKENLLYARKGIVGRIGPIIVHIGIVAILIGGIWGAMTGFLAQEMVASGDTFQVTNIVDAGPLAAKIPKDWSVRVNRFWIDYTPSGGIDQFYSDMSVLNKQGEEIDHKKIFVNEPLRYHGITFYQTDWGIAGVRVQFNNSPVFQLPMAQLNTNGQGRIWGTWVPTKPDLSEGVSLLAKDLQGMVLIYDATGKLVDTVRAGMSTEINGVKLKILDVIGSTGLQIKADPGIPIVYSGFGLLMLGVVMSYFSHSQIWALQKGDRLYVGGKTNRAQVAFEQEVLEILDRLSSQQKGEEKEAAIEV, from the coding sequence ATGACTTTAGAAGATTCAGCGTCGAAAGAATTAAAATGGTGGGCAGTACCTGGGCAGTTTTTACGGCAAGAGCTTTTGCCCGTACTGACTAACTTACGACTAGCGATCGCACTATTGCTATTGATTGCAATCTTTAGCTCCACGGGTACTGTAATTGAGCAAGGTCAATCACCCGCATTTTACCAGGCTAACTACCCAGAACATCCAGCTTTATTTGGTTTCTTAACTTGGAAGGTAATTCAGGTAGTTGGGTTAGACCATGTATATCGTACTTGGTGGTTTTTAGCATTACTCATTTTATTTGGCACTAGCTTAACTGCTTGTTCATTTACCCGACAGTTACCAGCCTTAAAAGCTGCCCAACGCTGGAAATATTACGACGAACCACGGCAATTTCAAAAGTTAGCTTTAAGTGCAGAACTAGATACTGGTTCCTTGGATTCTCTTAGCCAAATATTACAGAAACGCCGCTATAAAGTTTTTCCAGATCAAGACAAAGAAAATCTCCTTTACGCCCGCAAAGGAATAGTCGGACGCATCGGCCCAATTATCGTTCATATTGGTATCGTCGCTATTCTGATCGGGGGAATTTGGGGAGCGATGACTGGGTTTTTGGCCCAGGAAATGGTTGCTAGTGGCGATACATTTCAAGTAACAAATATTGTCGATGCTGGCCCTTTAGCCGCAAAAATCCCGAAAGATTGGTCTGTGCGAGTTAATCGTTTTTGGATTGACTACACACCATCTGGCGGCATCGATCAATTTTATTCGGATATGTCTGTCTTGAATAAGCAGGGGGAGGAAATTGACCATAAGAAGATTTTTGTCAACGAGCCTCTACGCTATCATGGCATCACTTTCTATCAAACTGATTGGGGAATTGCGGGTGTTCGCGTTCAATTTAACAACAGCCCGGTTTTTCAGTTACCAATGGCGCAATTGAATACCAACGGCCAAGGGCGCATTTGGGGAACGTGGGTTCCTACGAAACCGGATTTGAGTGAGGGTGTCTCTTTGCTAGCCAAAGACTTGCAAGGGATGGTGTTGATTTATGATGCTACTGGCAAACTTGTTGATACTGTCCGCGCTGGGATGTCCACCGAAATTAATGGCGTGAAGCTAAAAATTCTGGATGTCATTGGTAGCACTGGCTTACAAATTAAAGCCGATCCAGGTATACCAATTGTTTACTCAGGGTTTGGTTTATTAATGCTGGGTGTGGTGATGAGTTACTTTTCTCATTCACAAATATGGGCATTGCAAAAAGGCGATCGCTTGTACGTTGGTGGCAAAACTAATCGCGCCCAAGTTGCTTTTGAACAAGAGGTTTTAGAGATTTTAGATCGGCTGAGTTCACAGCAAAAAGGTGAGGAGAAAGAGGCGGCGATTGAAGTTTAA